One region of Quercus lobata isolate SW786 chromosome 2, ValleyOak3.0 Primary Assembly, whole genome shotgun sequence genomic DNA includes:
- the LOC115976159 gene encoding probable caffeoyl-CoA O-methyltransferase At4g26220: MENTKKQGNLANPLILQSELYEYILATSVYPREPEPLKELRKATASQPLAYFGTSPDAGQLIAMFLKMVNAKKTIEIGVFTGYSLLLTALTIPDDGKITAIDVDRTKYEIGLPIIQKAGVEHKINFIESQALPVLDELLQDPKNEGSFDFAFVDADKVNYWNYHERMTKLVKVGGIIIYDNTLWGGYVALPEEDVPEKKRAGRQSTVEFNNSISSDSRVEISHASVGDGVLICRRIC; this comes from the exons ATGGAGAACACAAAAAAGCAAGGAAACCTGGCAAACCCTTTGATTTTGCAGAGTGAGTTATATGAG TACATATTGGCCACAAGTGTGTACCCACGAGAACCAGAGCCTCTTAAGGAGCTGAGGAAAGCTACTGCATCCCAACCATT GGCATACTTTGGTACATCACCAGATGCAGGTCAGCTAATTGCCATGTTCCTGAAGATGGTGAATGCAAAGAAGACAATTGAAATTGGGGTTTTTACAGGATACTCTCTTCTTCTCACGGCCCTTACAATTCCTGATGATGGCAAG ATTACAGCCATAGATGTTGATCGAACAAAATATGAGATAGGATTGCCAATTATACAAAAAGCAGGGGTTGAGCACAAGATTAACTTTATCGAGTCACAAGCTTTACCCGTTCTTGATGAATTGCTACAAGAT CCAAAGAATGAAGGGAGTTTTGACTTTGCTTTTGTTGATGCTGACAAAGTTAATTATTGGAATTACCATGAGAGGATGACAAAATTGGTTAAGGTTGGAGGGATAATTATCTATGATAACACACTGTGGGGAGGATATGTTGCTTTACCTGAAGAGGATGttccagaaaagaaaagagccGGGAGGCAGTCAACCGTTGAGTTTAATAACTCCATTTCTTCTGACTCACGTGTTGAAATATCTCATGCTTCAGTGGGTGATGGCGTTCTGATCTGCAGGCGAATTTGCTAA